In Gemmatimonadota bacterium, one genomic interval encodes:
- the dnaE gene encoding DNA polymerase III subunit alpha: MKSSDFVHLHSHTMYSLLDGASRIEDIAQIAAEWGMPAVAMTDHGNLFGAIDFYRAMRDVGVNPIIGCEVYCAMGSRFDRKSMPGLQGSSNHLVLLVKNYTGYKNLIKLVSAGYLEGYYYNPRIDKDLLRQHSEGLICLSACIGGEIPYLIEREGYNAAQKAVETYLDIFGDDYYLEIQRHGIDKEKKINPGLVKLHKEMGVPLVATNDSHFTRAEDHEAHAALVAIQTGKTLDDPKRMCYPEGVYFKSAEEMYELFQDMPHVLEPTLEIAEKCDLEISLEEYHAPDFPLPEGYDSASDYLSDLARKGMEARCKQVTAEHEERLKFELGVIDQTGYPGYFLILHDLVQFSNASGIRAGARGSAVSSLVAYALGITAVDPIEYGLVFERFLNPERISPPDIDYDIADRDREQVIDYVVQKYGRDNVCQVITFGTMGAKGVIRDVGRVLDRPFAEVDRISKLVPAELKMTLDKALDQVPELRQIAEDGDTGQKMIGIGKQLEGLARHASIHAAAVVITPEPVTEFMPVYKAPKGGEVMTQYNMYHVEDLGFLKMDFLGLRNLTVIDDAVKMVKENYGVDVDVDNLPLDDEATYRLFGRGDTTGVFQFESGGMRGYLQQLKPDTIDDIIAMNALYRPGPMQYIPNYVDRKHGREEVTYDDEKMRPALEETYGIITYQEQVQRLCRDLAGCTLAKADGIRKAMGKKLADVMEKYRLEFLEGATTNGVEKAVAQQIWRDIEVFSGYGFNKAHSAGYSMVAYQCAYLKAHYPAEFMAANLNSEIGNIERLVVLIEECRRMDLDVLPPDVNEGQGDFVATKNEIRMGMAAIRNVGRSAVQAIVAAREAEGPFESLFDFCDRVDSQAVNRRCIESLIKAGAYDCVPGHRAQLLEALDRALDMAQSVQMDRARGQISMFEMVEMQTQVVNDQSLPEAEEWTERERLAFEKDMLGFYLSGHPLERYRTDLAEMGMRSVNDLKELPDGAEVQMGGVLAEVKPHTTRDGRPMAFGTLEDLSGAVDLVVFSDNFEKLREQLLVDEMVVLQGRFSARNGRSSVQVENVMPIEQAREQLADTVNVLLPGDLIRMEPLKSLHTLCLKHPGNCQLRLHLELERDHSTVVLSRQVQVLPSDALLREIVELTDGRANAWVSTEAGRARRAARRQPDDLVFEGGL; the protein is encoded by the coding sequence ATGAAATCCTCTGACTTTGTCCATTTGCACAGCCACACGATGTACAGCCTGCTCGATGGCGCATCGAGAATAGAAGATATTGCCCAAATAGCCGCTGAATGGGGCATGCCTGCGGTTGCGATGACCGATCACGGCAATCTTTTTGGCGCTATTGATTTTTATCGCGCGATGAGAGATGTGGGCGTCAATCCGATTATCGGGTGCGAAGTGTATTGCGCGATGGGGAGCCGGTTTGACAGAAAATCTATGCCGGGTCTTCAGGGCAGTTCAAACCATCTGGTTTTACTGGTCAAAAATTATACGGGATATAAAAATCTGATCAAGCTGGTGTCCGCGGGATATCTCGAGGGCTATTATTACAATCCGCGCATAGACAAAGATTTGCTGCGCCAGCATTCGGAAGGGCTGATTTGCCTGTCGGCGTGCATCGGGGGAGAGATCCCATATTTGATCGAACGCGAGGGATACAATGCTGCGCAAAAGGCCGTGGAAACATATCTCGATATTTTCGGCGATGATTATTATTTGGAGATTCAGAGGCACGGCATTGACAAAGAAAAAAAGATCAATCCCGGATTGGTCAAGTTGCACAAGGAGATGGGTGTGCCCCTGGTGGCGACCAATGATTCGCATTTTACGCGCGCTGAAGACCACGAAGCGCATGCGGCTCTGGTCGCTATTCAGACGGGTAAGACATTGGACGACCCCAAGCGCATGTGTTATCCCGAGGGTGTGTATTTTAAGTCGGCAGAAGAGATGTACGAGCTGTTTCAGGATATGCCACACGTTTTGGAACCCACGCTCGAGATTGCCGAAAAATGCGATCTGGAGATTTCCCTTGAGGAATATCACGCGCCCGATTTCCCTTTGCCAGAGGGTTATGATTCAGCCAGCGATTATCTGAGCGATCTGGCGCGCAAGGGCATGGAGGCGCGGTGCAAGCAGGTGACCGCTGAGCATGAAGAACGCCTGAAGTTTGAGTTGGGCGTGATCGATCAGACTGGATATCCGGGCTATTTTTTAATTTTGCACGATCTGGTGCAATTTTCCAATGCCTCTGGCATCCGAGCAGGTGCGCGCGGGTCTGCGGTGAGCAGTCTGGTGGCTTACGCCCTGGGCATCACGGCTGTGGATCCCATTGAATACGGGCTGGTTTTTGAGCGGTTTTTGAATCCCGAGCGGATTTCGCCGCCCGATATTGATTACGATATTGCCGACCGCGATCGCGAGCAGGTCATTGATTATGTGGTGCAAAAATACGGGCGCGACAATGTATGTCAGGTGATTACGTTTGGAACCATGGGGGCGAAGGGTGTGATCCGCGATGTGGGGCGGGTGTTGGACCGGCCATTTGCAGAAGTCGATAGAATTTCAAAACTGGTGCCCGCAGAATTGAAGATGACGCTCGATAAAGCACTTGATCAGGTGCCCGAGTTGCGTCAGATTGCGGAAGATGGGGACACGGGGCAAAAGATGATCGGCATTGGCAAGCAACTCGAAGGTCTGGCACGCCATGCGTCGATTCACGCGGCTGCGGTGGTGATTACGCCCGAGCCTGTGACCGAGTTTATGCCCGTTTACAAAGCACCCAAGGGCGGCGAGGTGATGACGCAGTACAATATGTATCACGTGGAAGACCTGGGCTTTTTGAAGATGGATTTTTTGGGACTTCGCAATCTGACGGTGATCGACGATGCCGTGAAGATGGTGAAGGAGAATTACGGTGTGGATGTGGATGTGGATAACTTGCCTCTGGACGATGAGGCGACCTATCGCCTGTTCGGCCGGGGCGATACGACCGGGGTGTTCCAATTTGAAAGCGGGGGAATGAGGGGCTATTTGCAACAACTGAAGCCGGATACGATTGACGATATTATTGCGATGAATGCGCTTTATCGCCCGGGACCGATGCAGTACATTCCCAATTACGTTGACCGCAAGCACGGGCGGGAGGAAGTGACGTATGACGATGAGAAGATGCGCCCGGCTCTGGAAGAGACGTACGGTATTATTACTTACCAGGAACAGGTGCAGCGCCTGTGCCGCGACTTGGCCGGATGTACACTTGCCAAAGCCGATGGTATCCGCAAAGCCATGGGGAAGAAGTTGGCCGATGTAATGGAAAAGTATCGGCTCGAATTTTTAGAGGGTGCCACGACCAATGGCGTTGAAAAAGCGGTTGCACAACAAATATGGCGAGATATTGAGGTTTTCTCGGGCTATGGGTTCAACAAGGCGCATAGTGCGGGCTATTCGATGGTGGCTTACCAGTGCGCGTATCTCAAGGCGCATTATCCGGCTGAATTTATGGCGGCGAACCTCAACAGTGAAATTGGCAATATCGAGCGCCTGGTCGTTTTGATTGAAGAATGCCGGCGAATGGATCTGGATGTATTGCCTCCAGATGTAAATGAAGGGCAGGGCGATTTTGTGGCGACCAAAAACGAGATTCGAATGGGTATGGCTGCCATTCGCAATGTGGGGCGCAGCGCAGTTCAAGCGATTGTTGCAGCGCGTGAAGCAGAAGGCCCTTTTGAGTCGCTATTTGATTTTTGTGACCGCGTGGATTCTCAGGCTGTGAATAGGCGGTGTATCGAAAGTCTGATTAAAGCCGGTGCTTATGATTGCGTGCCCGGGCATCGCGCGCAGTTGCTCGAAGCCTTAGACCGCGCACTGGATATGGCACAATCTGTACAGATGGATCGCGCGCGCGGGCAGATTTCCATGTTTGAAATGGTCGAGATGCAAACGCAGGTGGTGAACGACCAATCGTTGCCCGAGGCTGAGGAATGGACTGAGCGCGAACGCCTCGCTTTTGAAAAAGATATGCTGGGCTTTTATCTTTCGGGGCATCCGCTGGAACGCTACAGAACCGATTTGGCAGAAATGGGTATGAGATCGGTAAATGATCTGAAGGAATTGCCCGATGGTGCTGAGGTCCAGATGGGAGGCGTGTTGGCCGAGGTAAAACCGCATACGACACGCGATGGTCGGCCCATGGCTTTTGGTACGCTGGAAGATTTGAGCGGTGCGGTTGACCTGGTTGTGTTTTCCGATAATTTTGAAAAATTGCGCGAGCAACTGCTGGTCGATGAAATGGTGGTTTTGCAAGGTCGGTTTTCCGCACGCAATGGCCGGTCTTCGGTGCAGGTTGAAAATGTGATGCCTATCGAGCAAGCGCGCGAGCAACTGGCCGATACCGTCAATGTGTTGTTGCCGGGCGATTTAATTCGGATGGAGCCGCTTAAGTCTTTGCATACCCTGTGTCTGAAACATCCGGGCAACTGTCAGTTGCGATTGCATCTGGAATTGGAGCGCGACCATTCCACCGTCGTCCTGTCCCGCCAGGTTCAGGTGTTGCCTTCCGATGCCCTGTTGCGAGAAATTGTCGAACTCACGGATGGCAGAGCCAATGCATGGGTATCAACCGAGGCGGGACGCGCCCGACGTGCGGCGAGACGTCAACCCGATGATCTGGTTTTTGAGGGGGGCTTGTAA
- the rodA gene encoding rod shape-determining protein RodA produces MNLSLFVRRDLDIGLLSAICLGIGVGITTIYSASYNWDLGLAGNIYEKQIIWALLGFIAMIITMVIPLKLFYAFAYVLYGLTVTLLVLVLELGDRRWFNIGPIHIQPSELAKITTVLVLARFLTYRNRDLTRVCAFIPPLLFVLVPILLVFKQPDLGTALVFSVLILPMLFWAGVRPVHLFFLISPALTLICAFHPWMLVAIVLLLIGILFYERPRLFTASILLLVNLTVAIAAPYVWENKLHDYQKRRILTFLDPNMDKLGAGYQVIQSKIAIGSGGLKGKGFLEGTQTKLAFLPEQHTDFIFSVICEEFGFLGAFFVLALFMFILWRALSIAIQTKSRFSSLTAIGLATILLFHIFVNIGMTIGIMPVTGLPLPFLSYGGSTLITNMILIGLLLNIYANRYEDY; encoded by the coding sequence GTGAATCTTTCTCTATTTGTTCGACGCGACCTCGACATCGGCCTCCTCTCAGCAATATGCCTGGGCATTGGTGTGGGCATTACCACCATATACAGTGCCAGCTACAATTGGGATTTGGGCCTGGCCGGCAATATTTATGAAAAGCAAATTATCTGGGCCTTACTCGGGTTTATTGCCATGATCATCACCATGGTCATTCCCCTTAAACTTTTTTACGCCTTTGCCTATGTCCTTTATGGCCTGACGGTCACACTTTTGGTTCTGGTGCTCGAATTGGGGGACCGACGCTGGTTCAACATTGGTCCCATCCACATACAGCCCTCTGAATTAGCCAAGATAACGACCGTCCTGGTACTCGCGCGCTTTTTGACCTATCGCAACCGCGACCTGACCCGCGTATGTGCCTTTATCCCACCTCTATTGTTCGTTCTCGTGCCCATCTTACTCGTTTTTAAGCAACCCGATCTGGGCACCGCCCTGGTTTTTAGCGTTCTCATCTTGCCCATGTTATTCTGGGCAGGTGTCAGACCCGTGCATTTATTTTTTTTAATTTCCCCTGCCCTCACCCTGATATGTGCTTTTCACCCGTGGATGTTAGTCGCAATAGTACTGCTGCTCATTGGGATCCTTTTCTATGAACGCCCCCGTCTATTCACCGCAAGCATCTTGCTATTGGTCAATCTCACGGTTGCTATCGCCGCACCTTATGTGTGGGAAAACAAACTCCACGACTACCAAAAACGCCGCATCCTCACCTTTCTCGACCCCAATATGGACAAACTCGGTGCGGGTTATCAGGTCATTCAGTCCAAAATCGCCATTGGGTCTGGGGGCCTCAAGGGCAAGGGATTTTTAGAAGGGACACAAACCAAACTCGCCTTTTTACCCGAACAACACACCGATTTTATTTTTTCTGTTATATGCGAAGAATTTGGATTTCTCGGTGCCTTTTTTGTTCTGGCATTATTTATGTTCATCTTATGGCGCGCCTTATCCATTGCCATACAGACCAAAAGCCGCTTCTCCAGCTTGACCGCTATCGGTCTGGCGACCATTCTCCTCTTCCACATTTTTGTCAACATCGGCATGACCATCGGCATCATGCCCGTCACGGGTCTACCTTTGCCTTTCCTGAGCTACGGCGGTTCCACCCTCATCACAAACATGATTCTCATTGGTCTGTTGCTCAACATTTATGCCAACAGGTATGAGGATTATTAA
- a CDS encoding penicillin-binding protein 2, whose translation MQNDFTYNGIRAHRARILFGIIAFLFGILGIRLYLLQIVEWEQYRIKSEKNTMQPVIIQANRGLIRDRNGIILVDNRPSYNISVIPPRFLANIEEDKCSGLLERLGQIVDLPCKTITEKLQSHNRHFYDPVNLKLDVDFEAISIIEENRYDFPGVEIQIETRRGYPIFDKPATISTEFSHTQHNVSKSFPLAPHILGYVGLINASQYTHLKTRGYGYDDQIGKRGIERIFEDRMRGHKGVKYIEVNAKGREVGSFPEKTDPPISGEDLWLTLDWRVQHAAEHAFADSMRGSLIAMHPQSGEIIAMVSKPGFHPQSIRDPKAWQHLQTDPSKPLLNRSLKGEYPPASVFKMITSIAALDMGIIKADEYRLRPCTGGMVLGDRRFRCHNKKGCGPINMRQALVKSCDVFFYQLGLKVGIDNWHRYAAMFEFGELTNIDIASEGDGEARGLLPNRAYYKQRHGFWAGGYMLNLTIGQGELLATPLQVARYTSALATGQLPTPHVIKGTQGKTAPIPLSKEVIKTVQSMMEDVVNSPYGTGLSARLPNIVVAGKTGTAQNPHGEDHAWFVAYAPAENPRIAIAVIVENGGSGGRIAAPIAQKTLEAYFEHAVPKSTDELIAVNNQ comes from the coding sequence ATGCAGAATGACTTCACATACAACGGCATTCGAGCACATCGCGCACGCATTCTTTTCGGTATAATCGCGTTTCTCTTTGGCATATTGGGCATTCGCCTCTATCTACTACAGATTGTCGAATGGGAACAGTATCGCATCAAATCTGAAAAGAATACCATGCAGCCCGTCATTATCCAGGCCAATCGCGGCTTAATCCGCGACCGCAATGGTATCATTTTGGTCGATAACAGACCATCTTATAACATTTCGGTCATTCCCCCTCGCTTTTTGGCAAATATTGAAGAAGATAAATGCAGTGGGCTTCTCGAACGCCTCGGGCAAATTGTGGATCTGCCCTGCAAAACTATAACAGAAAAATTGCAATCGCATAACCGGCATTTTTACGATCCGGTCAATCTCAAGCTCGATGTGGATTTTGAAGCCATTTCCATTATCGAAGAAAATCGCTATGACTTTCCCGGTGTAGAAATCCAAATCGAAACCCGCCGGGGCTATCCCATCTTTGACAAACCCGCGACGATATCCACCGAATTTTCGCACACGCAGCACAACGTCAGTAAATCCTTTCCCTTAGCACCCCATATTCTGGGCTATGTCGGACTTATCAACGCATCTCAATATACCCACCTGAAAACGCGGGGATATGGCTACGACGATCAGATTGGGAAACGAGGTATTGAGCGCATATTTGAAGACCGAATGCGAGGCCATAAGGGCGTCAAATACATCGAAGTGAATGCAAAAGGACGCGAAGTGGGCAGTTTCCCCGAAAAAACAGATCCTCCCATTTCCGGTGAAGATTTGTGGCTCACGCTCGACTGGCGTGTGCAGCATGCCGCTGAGCACGCCTTTGCAGATAGCATGCGCGGCAGCCTGATTGCCATGCACCCACAATCTGGCGAAATCATTGCCATGGTCAGCAAACCCGGTTTTCATCCACAATCTATCCGGGACCCCAAAGCCTGGCAGCACTTACAAACAGACCCATCAAAACCCTTGCTCAACCGCAGCCTTAAAGGCGAATATCCACCCGCTTCGGTCTTCAAAATGATCACATCGATAGCCGCTTTGGACATGGGCATAATCAAAGCCGATGAATATCGCTTGAGACCATGCACAGGAGGCATGGTTTTGGGCGACCGCCGGTTTAGATGTCACAACAAAAAAGGTTGTGGGCCTATCAACATGCGACAAGCACTCGTAAAATCGTGTGATGTATTCTTTTATCAACTCGGCCTCAAAGTGGGCATTGACAACTGGCATCGGTATGCCGCTATGTTCGAATTTGGCGAATTGACAAATATCGACATCGCTTCGGAAGGCGATGGTGAAGCACGCGGTCTGCTGCCCAACCGCGCCTATTACAAACAGAGGCACGGCTTCTGGGCTGGTGGCTATATGCTCAACCTGACCATTGGGCAAGGGGAACTTCTGGCAACGCCCCTTCAGGTGGCGCGCTATACAAGCGCGCTGGCAACCGGTCAGTTACCCACTCCGCATGTGATCAAAGGGACACAGGGCAAAACCGCGCCAATTCCCCTCTCAAAAGAGGTAATCAAAACCGTGCAAAGCATGATGGAAGACGTGGTCAACAGTCCATACGGCACCGGGCTTTCTGCCCGTTTACCCAATATTGTCGTTGCGGGAAAAACGGGCACCGCACAAAATCCCCACGGTGAGGACCACGCCTGGTTTGTCGCTTATGCACCGGCAGAAAACCCGCGCATTGCCATCGCCGTGATTGTTGAAAACGGTGGTTCGGGGGGCAGAATTGCCGCACCTATTGCACAAAAAACGCTCGAAGCCTATTTCGAACACGCCGTGCCAAAATCCACCGACGAATTGATCGCGGTCAATAACCAGTAA
- the mreD gene encoding rod shape-determining protein MreD — translation MIIARNILLILLALLLQASWIESLAIYGVAPDIVIIILIFIAFTRGQIEATLLGFISGLLIDIYDPGTRLGVNALGNSLIGFFAGYSRVGIAAEALQAQALILFLATLLHDIIFFLVALQPLKILSIGLGTSLYTATLGTALSSVLTHFSLLNIQPHAE, via the coding sequence ATGATTATCGCCCGCAATATTTTGCTCATTCTTCTGGCACTGCTTCTCCAGGCATCCTGGATCGAAAGCCTCGCCATTTACGGCGTTGCGCCGGACATCGTCATCATCATACTGATTTTTATTGCCTTTACCCGAGGGCAAATTGAAGCGACATTACTGGGTTTTATATCGGGATTGCTCATCGACATATACGACCCCGGCACGCGTTTGGGCGTCAATGCCCTCGGCAACAGCCTGATTGGTTTTTTTGCAGGTTATAGCCGTGTAGGCATCGCTGCTGAAGCCCTGCAAGCACAGGCTCTCATTTTGTTTTTGGCAACACTCTTACACGATATTATTTTTTTTCTCGTTGCTTTGCAACCGCTCAAAATTTTGAGCATTGGATTGGGTACAAGTCTTTATACAGCTACGTTGGGCACGGCATTGTCGTCTGTCCTAACCCATTTCTCACTTCTCAATATTCAGCCCCATGCAGAATGA
- a CDS encoding LysM peptidoglycan-binding domain-containing protein — translation MRYNLCLIAVLIFGGCATTARTPLAPAPAPLTVPEVTEPAEVAEPIIPIKPSIAIEEIEPTGDRLYDLLQKAAVETHSLRVRALLDTAAHMLRERFVAEPETAKKWAALMRFTLERYHAISSRAPIPPHAPLATLLNALPESVVADLLHHPHYRELKIRVLAGQADVPIDLRPEVMAYIQYFLTEKRDFFERSLSRSTAYLPMIQTIFREQGLPSDLAYKAMIESGFNPRALSRAYALGMWQFMYRTGLLYGLRRNTYIDDRMNPEKSTHAAARHLNHLYEHFKNWHLVVAAYNCGQGRMDRAIARSRTRDFWEIDVLPRETRNHVPKFMAAVVIAKDPAFFGFKDVVYQPPLSYDKVVLTEPVNLRLAAECAGTTYTYLRHLNPELRRPYTPPAMRRNAYTLRVPKGTGAKFRANYAQIPEHKKIQLIDYVVKRGDTLSGIASRVGVSSADLQAANGITNPRRLQIGQKLSIPMYPHAKRLSAATQARPALQTKNISHNPDPKHYRQINVTVRTGDTLWGIAKRKGITVSHLRAWNNLNTNHPIHPGDRLTLWVPKDGTSESTIFYTVRTGDTLWSIARAFDTSVAALQSWNDIRSPSRLRPGTRIRVREIAD, via the coding sequence ATGCGGTATAACCTTTGTCTCATTGCAGTTCTAATTTTTGGCGGTTGTGCAACCACCGCACGCACTCCCCTTGCACCCGCACCTGCCCCCTTAACTGTACCAGAAGTTACAGAACCAGCAGAAGTTGCAGAACCAATTATACCAATAAAGCCTTCTATAGCTATAGAAGAGATAGAACCCACGGGCGACCGTCTCTATGACCTGCTTCAAAAAGCCGCAGTCGAAACCCATTCTCTTCGCGTAAGAGCTTTGCTCGATACGGCAGCGCACATGTTGCGCGAGCGTTTTGTTGCCGAACCGGAAACAGCAAAAAAATGGGCCGCGTTGATGCGTTTCACACTCGAACGCTATCACGCGATTTCGTCCCGTGCGCCCATACCACCGCATGCACCACTGGCAACCCTGCTCAATGCCCTTCCCGAATCTGTAGTTGCCGACTTGTTGCATCATCCGCACTATCGAGAACTAAAAATAAGAGTACTGGCAGGGCAAGCCGATGTACCCATTGACCTCAGACCCGAAGTCATGGCTTATATCCAATATTTCCTCACGGAAAAGCGCGACTTCTTTGAAAGAAGTCTGTCTCGCTCCACTGCCTATTTGCCTATGATCCAGACAATTTTCCGCGAACAGGGTCTGCCTTCGGACCTCGCTTACAAAGCCATGATCGAAAGTGGATTTAATCCCCGCGCGCTCTCGCGTGCATACGCCCTGGGCATGTGGCAATTTATGTATCGCACTGGCTTGCTCTATGGCCTGCGGCGCAACACCTATATCGATGATCGCATGAACCCCGAAAAATCCACACATGCTGCTGCGCGACATCTCAATCATCTATACGAGCACTTTAAAAATTGGCATCTGGTTGTCGCGGCCTACAACTGCGGACAGGGCCGGATGGATCGCGCCATTGCAAGATCCAGAACCCGCGACTTTTGGGAAATCGACGTACTGCCCAGAGAAACCCGCAATCACGTACCCAAGTTTATGGCAGCTGTCGTCATTGCCAAAGATCCCGCTTTTTTTGGCTTTAAAGACGTTGTCTATCAACCTCCCCTGTCTTATGACAAAGTCGTTTTAACAGAACCTGTGAACCTGCGTTTGGCAGCGGAATGTGCGGGTACTACCTACACCTATCTGCGCCACCTCAACCCCGAACTGCGTCGTCCATATACACCGCCTGCCATGCGGCGAAACGCCTATACTTTGCGCGTTCCAAAAGGAACAGGCGCGAAATTTAGAGCCAATTACGCGCAAATACCAGAACACAAAAAAATTCAACTCATCGACTATGTGGTCAAACGCGGCGATACCTTATCGGGGATCGCATCCCGCGTGGGGGTGTCGTCAGCCGACCTGCAGGCAGCCAATGGCATCACCAATCCTCGCCGCCTGCAAATCGGTCAAAAACTCAGCATTCCTATGTATCCCCACGCCAAACGCCTATCTGCCGCAACACAGGCGCGCCCAGCACTACAAACAAAAAATATTAGCCACAACCCCGACCCTAAACACTATCGCCAGATCAATGTCACGGTGCGTACAGGTGATACCCTGTGGGGCATTGCCAAACGAAAAGGCATCACGGTCTCGCACCTGCGCGCATGGAACAATCTGAATACCAATCATCCCATTCATCCGGGCGATCGCCTCACATTATGGGTACCCAAAGATGGAACATCGGAATCTACTATCTTTTATACAGTGCGCACGGGCGATACCTTGTGGAGCATAGCGCGCGCCTTTGATACCAGTGTTGCAGCTCTACAATCCTGGAATGACATTCGAAGTCCATCGCGCTTGCGGCCCGGCACCCGCATTCGCGTCAGAGAAATTGCGGATTAA
- a CDS encoding SPOR domain-containing protein: MIRKKILLFVLFVVFLIGCVAPQTQLVPPVDSPMADSSPTDSSAAREEFDPQTLMDDDTVLQTPVRAEAMPPAEVSQIGGFRVQVAALRDHSRAEALREQIQRDAQVLTYIHFDEDIQLYKIRAGNSHTPESAETLRDTIRALGFPDAYVVRTQIANMQPQATSGFRVQIFSSSTRGSAEDAQMQARVQLARDDVFIDFESPYFKVRVGNFQTRDDAEILLREVTKKGYETAFIVQAKSSQ; this comes from the coding sequence ATGATAAGAAAAAAAATCTTGTTATTTGTCTTATTTGTCGTATTCCTGATCGGCTGTGTCGCACCGCAGACCCAACTCGTCCCTCCGGTTGATTCACCGATGGCTGATTCATCGCCAACTGATTCATCGGCGGCGCGAGAAGAATTTGATCCACAGACCCTCATGGACGACGACACGGTATTGCAAACACCTGTACGCGCTGAAGCAATGCCCCCTGCGGAAGTATCACAAATTGGGGGCTTCCGCGTTCAAGTTGCAGCCCTTCGCGATCACAGCCGGGCAGAAGCCTTGCGCGAACAAATTCAGCGTGATGCTCAGGTTCTGACATATATTCATTTCGACGAAGACATCCAACTCTACAAAATTCGAGCGGGCAACAGCCACACACCCGAATCAGCAGAAACACTGCGCGACACCATCAGAGCATTGGGCTTTCCCGATGCTTATGTGGTTCGCACACAAATTGCCAATATGCAACCTCAAGCCACATCGGGGTTTCGAGTTCAAATTTTTTCTTCATCGACGCGAGGCTCAGCGGAAGATGCACAAATGCAAGCGCGTGTTCAACTGGCGCGCGACGATGTTTTTATAGATTTTGAATCTCCTTATTTTAAGGTGCGCGTCGGCAATTTTCAGACGCGCGACGATGCAGAGATACTACTCAGGGAGGTAACAAAGAAAGGCTATGAAACGGCATTCATTGTACAGGCAAAATCTTCTCAATAA
- the mtnA gene encoding S-methyl-5-thioribose-1-phosphate isomerase — protein sequence MPVPTITWENDALRLIDQTLLPEEYKFITCRDVNTVAEAIVSLRVRGAPAIGVAAAYGVVIAAQEAIARNADFDQYVAESIQKLAQTRPTAVNLFWALDRQEKVLAKADNHSPAEKRDRLLNEAHEIFEDDKRICRQIGRNGAELLSSQATVLTHCNAGGLATADYGTALAVVYAAVEAGKQVAVYADETRPLLQGSRLTAWELNQSGVDVTVICDSMAAAVLREKNIDSIVVGADRIARNGDVANKIGTYGLAILAKAHQVPFYVAAPLSTIDMKRDTGAQIPIEEREREEITHGMGRQTAPRGIHVYNPAFDVTPNRLVTAIITEKGVAKGNYSEIFEQWFRW from the coding sequence ATGCCCGTTCCGACCATCACCTGGGAAAATGATGCCCTGCGTCTCATCGACCAGACCTTATTGCCAGAAGAGTACAAATTCATCACTTGCCGCGATGTCAACACAGTGGCAGAAGCCATCGTCAGCTTGAGGGTGCGCGGCGCTCCAGCCATTGGTGTCGCGGCTGCTTATGGCGTCGTGATTGCAGCGCAAGAAGCCATAGCGCGGAACGCCGACTTTGATCAGTATGTCGCAGAAAGCATTCAAAAACTGGCGCAAACGCGCCCCACAGCCGTCAACCTCTTTTGGGCACTGGACCGCCAGGAAAAGGTCCTCGCCAAAGCAGATAACCATTCACCCGCAGAAAAACGCGATCGCCTGCTTAACGAAGCCCATGAAATTTTTGAAGACGACAAAAGGATATGTCGCCAGATTGGTCGCAATGGTGCCGAATTGCTATCCTCACAGGCGACTGTACTGACCCACTGCAATGCAGGCGGCCTGGCCACGGCTGACTACGGCACGGCTCTCGCAGTGGTTTACGCCGCTGTTGAAGCGGGCAAACAAGTCGCGGTCTATGCCGACGAAACCCGTCCACTCTTGCAGGGGTCGCGCCTCACTGCCTGGGAACTGAATCAAAGCGGCGTAGATGTCACCGTGATATGCGATAGCATGGCTGCTGCGGTGCTCCGCGAAAAAAACATCGACAGCATCGTTGTCGGCGCGGACCGCATTGCCAGAAACGGAGACGTAGCCAACAAAATCGGCACCTATGGACTGGCAATTTTAGCCAAAGCGCATCAGGTGCCTTTTTACGTGGCTGCGCCCTTATCTACCATTGACATGAAACGCGATACTGGCGCACAAATTCCCATTGAAGAACGCGAAAGAGAAGAAATCACGCACGGCATGGGCCGACAAACCGCGCCCAGAGGCATCCATGTGTACAACCCCGCCTTTGACGTGACCCCTAACCGCCTCGTCACGGCGATCATAACGGAAAAAGGCGTAGCAAAAGGCAATTACTCAGAAATATTTGAGCAGTGGTTTAGATGGTAA